In Haliaeetus albicilla chromosome 20, bHalAlb1.1, whole genome shotgun sequence, a genomic segment contains:
- the GPR12 gene encoding G-protein coupled receptor 12 — MNEDLKVNLSWLPQDHVEASSTENASAAGSSLVPVVDPEPELLVNPWDIVLCTSGTLISCENAIVVLIIFHNPSLRAPMFLLIGSLALADLLAGIGLIINFVFAYLLQSEATKLVTIGLIVASFSASVGSLLAITVDRYLSLYYALTYNSERTVTFTYVMLILLWGASICIGLLPVMGWNCLRDESTCSVIRPLTKNNAAVLSVSFLLMFALMLQLYIQICKIVMRHAHQIALQHHFLATSHYVTTRKGVSTLAIILGTFAACWMPFTLYSLIADYTYPSIYTYATLLPATYNSIINPVIYAFRNQEIQKALWLICCGCIPSNLSQRARSPSDV, encoded by the coding sequence ATGAATGAAGATCTGAAGGTTAATTTGAGCTGGCTGCCCCAGGATCATGTAGAAGCCAGCTCTACCGAGAATGCCTCAGCTGCAGGCTCCTCCCTGGTTCCTGTCGTAGACCCAGAGCCAGAGCTTTTGGTAAACCCCTGGGACATTGTCTTGTGTACTTCAGGGACCCTTATCTCCTGCGAAAATGCCATTGTGGTTCTTATCATTTTCCATAATCCCAGTCTTCGCGCCCCCATGTTCCTCCTGATAGGCAGCCTGGCGCTGGCAGATCTCTTAGCGGGCATTGGATTGATCATCAATTTTGTTTTTGCATACCTTCTGCAATCGGAAGCTACGAAACTGGTTACGATTGGACTGATTGTTGCCTCTTTCTCAGCATCTGTCGGCAGCTTGCTAGCTATTACTGTTGATCGTTACCTCTCCCTGTATTACGCTTTGACTTACAATTCAGAGAGGACTGTCACTTTTACCTATGTCATGCTTATATTGCTCTGGGGAGCATCTATCTGTATTGGACTGCTGCCTGTAATGGGCTGGAACTGCCTCAGAGATGAATCCACCTGCAGTGTTATCAGACCACTCACTAAAAATAATGCAGCTGTCCTTTCGGTCTCTTTCTTGCTTATGTTTGCCCTCATGCTGCAGCTCTACATTCAAATCTGTAAAATCGTGATGCGCCATGCCCATCAGATTGCCTTGCAACACCATTTCCTGGCCACTTCCCACTATGTGACCACCCGAAAAGGAGTGTCTACTTTGGCCATTATTTTGGGGACTTTTGCTGCTTGCTGGATGCCTTTTACGCTCTATTCTTTAATAGCAGATTACACTTACCCTTCTATATACACCTATGCCACCCTCCTGCCAGCTACCTACAATTCCATCATCAATCCTGTAATATATGCTTTTAGAAACCAGGAGATACAGAAAGCACTTTGGCTCATCTGTTGTGGCTGTATTCCATCTAACCTGTCTCAGAGAGCAAGATCACCCAGTGATGTCTGA